A stretch of Synechococcus sp. WH 8020 DNA encodes these proteins:
- a CDS encoding DUF2996 domain-containing protein, whose amino-acid sequence MSETPETPKAAAKPAAKPAAKPAPKPKLEDKPFQAFIKDDLIPSLSKALSSNYQINASIDLIQGDRPVVGGQCWMVMGELPGDRRFWVCFESDSITSGKTIALAESGTEPSLLESFLIDEKRINLALLQSRLLQRLNGQKWLGGN is encoded by the coding sequence GTGAGCGAAACTCCCGAAACACCCAAAGCTGCAGCCAAGCCAGCGGCAAAGCCGGCAGCAAAACCTGCCCCGAAGCCCAAGCTGGAGGACAAGCCCTTTCAAGCGTTCATTAAGGACGATCTCATCCCATCCCTCAGCAAAGCGCTTAGCAGCAACTATCAGATCAACGCCTCGATCGATTTAATCCAGGGCGATCGTCCTGTTGTGGGAGGCCAATGCTGGATGGTCATGGGTGAGTTGCCAGGCGATCGGCGATTCTGGGTTTGTTTTGAATCGGATTCGATCACATCTGGTAAAACCATTGCTCTTGCCGAGTCCGGAACGGAGCCCAGCCTGCTGGAGTCGTTTTTGATCGATGAGAAGCGCATCAATCTGGCTCTTCTGCAGTCCCGTTTGCTGCAGCGCCTGAATGGCCAGAAATGGCTGGGTGGGAATTAA
- a CDS encoding flavin prenyltransferase UbiX, with protein sequence MEQPDRPYVLGVSGASAQPLAERALQLLLQQERSVHLIMSRGAHEVWLAEQSIQVPVDPELQERFWRSRLNVQTGSLICHRWGDQAATIASGSVATRGMVIVPCSMGTVGRIAAGVASDLLERCADVHLKEGRPLVLAPREMPWSLIHLRNLTTLAEAGARIAPPIPAWYSQPQNLSEMVDFLVVRLFDSLGEDLGPLKRWQGRQP encoded by the coding sequence CTTATGTCCTTGGGGTGAGCGGCGCCTCAGCCCAACCGCTTGCTGAGAGGGCCCTACAACTGTTGCTTCAGCAGGAACGCAGCGTTCACCTGATCATGAGTCGTGGTGCTCATGAGGTTTGGCTCGCTGAACAATCCATCCAGGTCCCCGTCGATCCTGAGCTTCAGGAACGCTTTTGGAGATCTCGGCTGAATGTTCAAACAGGATCATTGATTTGCCATCGCTGGGGAGATCAAGCCGCAACGATTGCCAGTGGAAGTGTGGCAACCCGAGGCATGGTGATTGTGCCTTGTTCGATGGGAACCGTGGGGCGTATTGCGGCAGGAGTGGCCAGTGATCTGCTCGAACGTTGTGCTGATGTTCATCTCAAGGAAGGACGCCCCCTGGTGCTGGCACCAAGAGAAATGCCATGGAGCCTGATTCATCTCCGCAACCTCACAACTCTGGCTGAAGCGGGAGCAAGAATTGCACCACCGATTCCTGCTTGGTACAGCCAGCCCCAAAATCTCAGCGAGATGGTGGATTTCTTGGTGGTGAGACTCTTCGACTCTCTTGGTGAGGATTTAGGGCCTCTGAAACGTTGGCAGGGGCGCCAGCCATGA